The Sporichthyaceae bacterium region GGCATGCCCAGCACGTCGCGGTAGAACCGCACAGTGGCGTCCATGTCGTTGGTGACCAGCACGATGTGGTTCGCCCCGGCGTAGTTAATCTCGGACATCGGATTCCCCGTCAGATCTGGAAGGACAGCGAACGGAAGCGATCGGCCACCGCCGCGTCGCCGCGAGTGGTACCGCCGCGGATCCGCCCGTAGGACGTGAGCACGAGCGAGGCCGGGTCGAAGTCGATGACGGCGGGCAGGTCGTCGACCGGGCCGGGCTCGTAGGCGAGGGGTGCAAGACCTGCATGCCCATCCAGTCCTCGGCGGAGAGGCTTTCGTAGATGCCGGTAGCGGTGTCCAGGTCGGACTGGAGCCGGTCGAGGGCCTCACTCTGCGACAGCACCCGGTGGGACCGGGCCCGCTCGTCCAGCCGGGCCGCCATGGCGCGCAGACCGATCGGCATGTCCGTGGATTCCTGGTTGGCCCGGGCCAACTCGAAGCCGGGGAAGTAGCCCTCGGTGGCGTCGATCATGTGCCCGACCTGGTCGCGCACCTGCCAATTGCTGCACGCGGTCGGCGCCTCCCACGTATCGGATTCGGAGGCCAATCCGATCAAACCCGCCGCCTCCCGACGGACCAACCCCAACAGGGTGTCCTTCGCGGCGAAATCCATGGCGTTGAACTTCGCGGACGTGGTGCCTCCTCGGTGGGGGGATCCGTCCTGTGGTGGCATCCTTCAGGACGCTTCGCGCTGCGTGAAGCCCCCGAGCGCCACCGAATACTCGTCGCGGGTCGCGTCGTAATGAACGGTGTACGTGGTCGGGTAGAGACCACTGCGCTGGTAGGCGGCCGGCTCCTTGAGCTGCTCGTCGAGCGGGGTGTGGGAGAGCAGCCAATCGCGGGTGATCATCGGCTCGAGAAAGATGACGTTGCCGTTCCAGGAGCCGCGGATCATCTCCTCGGTGAAGTCGTACTGGTGCGGCGTCCGGATGATTGCCTTGTCCGCCCAGTGCAGGCCCATCAGCGGAACGGTGTTGCTGACCGCGGTACCCGGCGGCGGGGCAAAGTCCGTCGGCATGTACTTGGTATCGGGTAGGTTCTCCGCCTTGGTGGCGAAGTCCTCGTTGGCCGGATCGACCTCCTTGGACACCGACTCGTCCGCGATGAAGAAGTGGTAG contains the following coding sequences:
- a CDS encoding maleylpyruvate isomerase N-terminal domain-containing protein codes for the protein MDFAAKDTLLGLVRREAAGLIGLASESDTWEAPTACSNWQVRDQVGHMIDATEGYFPGFELARANQESTDMPIGLRAMAARLDERARSHRVLSQSEALDRLQSDLDTATGIYESLSAEDWMGMQVLHPSPTSPARSTTCPPSSTSTRPRSCSRPTGGSAAVPLAATRRWPIASVRCPSRSDGESDVRD
- a CDS encoding DUF5602 domain-containing protein encodes the protein MKAICAAAAASVAVTLLAGCTDGHSTASAAVVPTATATAAPGQTATGPSKPMGDGAVWTYVVNDAAGKPVEVGVRMTGAALRALPNDMPEGHPVPVMLEFPSAVGTGVLNHVEFYWNPMGHEPPGIWDKPHFDYHFFIADESVSKEVDPANEDFATKAENLPDTKYMPTDFAPPPGTAVSNTVPLMGLHWADKAIIRTPHQYDFTEEMIRGSWNGNVIFLEPMITRDWLLSHTPLDEQLKEPAAYQRSGLYPTTYTVHYDATRDEYSVALGGFTQREAS